The following is a genomic window from Amycolatopsis cihanbeyliensis.
GAGTTACCCGGGCGCGAACATCGAGCCGGGGTTGAACAGGTTGTCCGGGTCGAGTGCGGCCTTGATCTGCCGGTGCACCCGCATGCCGACCGGACCGATCTCGCGTTCCAGCCAGTCCTGCTTGATCTTGCCGACGCCGTGCTCCCCGGTGACCGTGCCACCCAGCGCCATGCCGACCTCGAGGATGTCGTCGAAGGCCCGCTGCGCGCGGGCGGACTCCTCGGGTGAGGTGGGGTCGTAGACGATCGTGGGATGCATGTTGCCGTCCCCCGCGTGCCCGACCACGGCGATGCGCAGCCCAACCTCCTCGCTGATCCGGTGGCAGCCGGCGATCAGCTCGGCGATCCGGGTGCGCGGCACGCACACGTCGTCGGTGAGCCAGGTGCCGTACAGCTCCAGCGCGGTGAGCACGACCCTGCGCGCCTGTAGCAGCATGTTGCCCTCGGCGAGGTCGTCGGTCGCGTAGGTCATGTCGGAGCCGCAGTCCAGGCAGATCTGCTCCAGCACGGCGAGCTCGCGGCGGGCCACCTCGCCGCCGGAGTCGGACTGGCACAGCAGCAGCGCCTGGCAGCCGGAGCCGGCGCCGATGTCGGTCCTGAGGTACGCCTCGGAGGCCTTGATCGAGGTGGCGTCCATGATCTCCATCAGGGAGGGGACCAGGCCCTCGCGCACCACCCTGGCCACCGCCTCACCCGCCGCCTCGGTGCTGGTGAACCCGGCGACCAGGGTGGCAGGGGCCTGTGGCAGCGGGCGCAGCGCCACGGTGGCCTGGGTGATCACGCCGAGGGTGCCCTCGCTGCCGATGAACAGCCGGGCCAGGTCGTAGCCGGCCACC
Proteins encoded in this region:
- a CDS encoding FAD-binding oxidoreductase, yielding MSNDALPARLRDELGKDAVLTDADVTASYSRDMMPLAPAGRPLAVVLPADVEGVQATVRACAEAGVPIVPRGAGSGLSGAANAIDGCVVLALTKLDQILEVDAANRLAVVQPGVVNLDLRNAVEKHGLFYPPDPSSYDWCTIGGNLSTNAGGLCCVKYGVTTDSVLGLDVVLADGSLLRTGRRTVKGVAGYDLARLFIGSEGTLGVITQATVALRPLPQAPATLVAGFTSTEAAGEAVARVVREGLVPSLMEIMDATSIKASEAYLRTDIGAGSGCQALLLCQSDSGGEVARRELAVLEQICLDCGSDMTYATDDLAEGNMLLQARRVVLTALELYGTWLTDDVCVPRTRIAELIAGCHRISEEVGLRIAVVGHAGDGNMHPTIVYDPTSPEESARAQRAFDDILEVGMALGGTVTGEHGVGKIKQDWLEREIGPVGMRVHRQIKAALDPDNLFNPGSMFAPG